Proteins from a genomic interval of Staphylococcus debuckii:
- a CDS encoding glycerate kinase, producing MNVKKIVIAPDSFKESMTAAEAGRALQMGLSATLPETTEYDIVPMADGGEGTMQALHLALGGAYQKVEVQNALGAPVEAQYSYVFNQSTAIIELAEASGLERISTEDRNPLLTSTFGTGQLIMDALEKGAQKIILGIGGSATNDGGTGMLRALGVKFFDAEGEALPEGGASLKRLERIDLSAMDDRLKDVEFEIVCDVDNPLLGERGATKTYGAQKGASEADLEVLEDALTQYRDVLTTTFDQDYSEVPGAGAAGGTGIALHAFLSAELTRGIDVVLRETDLETRLKDADLCITGEGKIDAQTIYGKTPIGVAEVAQRCNVPVIAVCGVVGEDYDIVHDHGISYVFSLVGKDDDDKYADKPSEVEISEAMENGFSSMVEKGRAIGEWVQHER from the coding sequence ATGAACGTTAAAAAGATAGTCATTGCTCCAGATTCATTTAAGGAGAGTATGACAGCGGCAGAAGCGGGACGTGCATTGCAAATGGGCTTGAGCGCTACACTTCCGGAAACAACTGAATATGATATTGTCCCGATGGCAGACGGTGGCGAAGGGACGATGCAAGCACTCCATTTAGCGTTAGGCGGTGCTTACCAGAAAGTCGAGGTTCAAAATGCACTAGGTGCGCCTGTAGAAGCGCAGTACTCCTATGTCTTCAATCAGTCTACTGCGATTATAGAATTGGCTGAGGCTTCAGGGCTAGAACGTATTTCAACAGAGGACCGCAATCCTCTCTTAACTTCTACTTTCGGCACGGGCCAACTTATCATGGATGCTTTAGAAAAGGGTGCACAGAAAATTATTCTAGGTATCGGCGGTAGTGCGACTAACGATGGTGGTACAGGAATGCTACGTGCGTTAGGTGTAAAATTCTTTGATGCAGAAGGAGAAGCCTTGCCTGAAGGTGGCGCTTCATTAAAACGGTTAGAGCGTATTGATTTGAGTGCAATGGATGACCGTTTGAAAGATGTAGAGTTTGAAATTGTTTGTGATGTGGATAATCCATTGCTTGGAGAACGTGGCGCAACTAAAACCTATGGCGCTCAAAAAGGAGCGTCAGAAGCGGATTTAGAAGTATTAGAAGATGCACTCACTCAATATCGTGATGTCTTAACTACCACTTTCGATCAAGACTACTCTGAAGTTCCTGGTGCTGGCGCAGCTGGTGGTACAGGGATTGCGTTACATGCGTTCCTTTCAGCTGAGTTGACTCGCGGGATTGATGTGGTATTGAGAGAAACCGATTTAGAAACGCGCTTAAAGGACGCAGATTTATGTATTACCGGTGAAGGTAAGATAGATGCACAGACGATTTACGGCAAAACACCAATTGGCGTGGCAGAAGTGGCGCAACGCTGCAATGTGCCCGTCATAGCAGTCTGCGGCGTAGTGGGCGAAGATTATGACATTGTACATGACCATGGCATTTCTTATGTATTTTCACTTGTAGGTAAAGATGATGATGATAAGTATGCCGATAAGCCTTCTGAAGTGGAAATTTCAGAAGCCATGGAGAATGGATTCAGTTCTATGGTGGAAAAAGGGAGAGCAATTGGCGAGTGGGTTCAACACGAAAGATAA